The Centroberyx gerrardi isolate f3 chromosome 7, fCenGer3.hap1.cur.20231027, whole genome shotgun sequence genome contains a region encoding:
- the dock6 gene encoding dedicator of cytokinesis protein 7 isoform X3 produces MTSTASERRAFAHKINRTVAAEVRKQVSREYGSPQLSKKRGGAQQPVPLTEVVEPVDFEEYVSSHAPGAEPGPLRQLMEFPQDDLELLQLEKECTTLEPPLPEEEDTLDPRVRDALAVYTDEWLIIQRKCQRYSTTYTPHNSERQRERQRGLVKQTFELDEAAAAERQDDQDDAKRRSVSLDDTPRGSWASSIFDLKNSSPDALLPSVLERTAAEDMDHRNTEARLQGRHPDLLGLYPPPDEDEAVERCSVPEVPKEHCGQRIMVKCLSLKFEIEIEPIFGTLALYDVKEKKKISENFYFDLNSDQMKGLLKPHTPHTAISTLARSAIFSITYPSADIFLVIKLEKVLQQGDIGECCEPYMIMKESDSSKHKEKLEKLRVQAEQSCSRLGRFRMPFAWTAIHLLNIVSSVGGLDRSDPDSDSERKGHGTWNERKKKGFERMSVGEDMCNFATFRPATLTVTNFFKQEGDRLSDEDLYKFLADMRRPSSVLRRLRPVTAQLKIDISPAPDSPHYCLSPELLHVKPYPDLRVRPTKEVLEFPARYVYTPHTTYRNLLYVYPQSLNFSSRQGSVRNIAVKVQFMAGEDPSQAMPVIFGKSSCGEFMKEAYTPVIYHDKSPEFYEEMKMKIPANLTDNHHLLFTFYHISCQPKQNTPLETPVGYTWIPLMQHGRLRTGSFSLPVSVEKPPPSYSVLTPDVQLPGMKWVDNHKGVFNVEVTAASSVHTQDPHLDKFFTLVYVLEEYSFPYRLKDVIITEANMEGELKASMAALRGALLDTCVRFLHQLLSKLILLIVYPPVIAGQIVNLGRAAFEAMALLVNQIHKNLEGNQDQHGRNNLLASYIHYCFHLPTTEPAMPPSTGSTAYEMPIQYATLSRATARPSSLHLSRSKSISNSNPDLATTPVSPDEEVQRIIGSKGIDRSHSWVNSAYAPGGSRAVLRRNPNSSCELKQASERSCNRMSAFLDSATFCSVPTRQIAKKLLHEELALQWVVSTSTVREAALQQAWFFFQLMTKSMAHHLFLSSKLDVARRQRFPDRFVDDIAALVCAISADIASRYHKDVELVERLNSSLAFFLNDLLSLMDRGFVFNLIRSYYKQIANKLHTAQNPSSLNALRMDFTRIVCSHEHYVTLNLPCSTLSPPASPSPSTSSTTSQSSAFSSMVQDQGVASMFELSLPFRQQHFLSGLLLAELSLILEPDGEGVFFLHKKAISAVHSLLCSHDADPRYTDPQVRSHIAQLYLPLLPIVMETLHQLHDFTDTSPARARHASAHADDGDPDNSNTISQSVAMAIAGSPLPHAKANPFALPTVAGRQCSSLSAECSRTLLVCFLWVLKNADAALLERWVSDLSVLQINRLLDLLHLCVSCFEYKGKKALERINSLTFKKSQDMKARLEEAILGTIGARQEMVRRCRERSPYGSQENVRWRKNVTHWRQNTDRVDKTKAEMEQESVVDGNLATEASLVVLDTLEIVVKTVVASELKESVLGGVLRVLLHSMAGNQSALFLQHCFTTQRALVFKFPEMLFEEDTELCADLCLRLLRHCSSSVGPVRSHASASLYLLMRQNFEIGNNFARVKMQVTMSLSSLVGTSQNFNEEHLRRSLKTILTYAEEDLELRDTPFPEQVQDLVFNLHMILTDTVKMKEHQQDPEMLLDLMYRIAKGYQNSPDLRLTWLQNMAGKHSERGNHAEAAHCLVHSAALVAEYLNMLEDCRYLPIGCVTFQNISSNVLEESAVSDDILSPEEEGICAGKYFSESGLVGLLEQAAASFNMAAMYEAINEVYKILLPIHEANRDFKKLATVHGKLQDAFNKVYNQSSGWERMFGTYFRVGFYGSRFGDLDEQEFVYKEPSITKLAEISHRLEEFYSERFGDDLVEIIKDSNPVDKNKLDPNKAYLQITYVEPFFDTYELKERITYFDKNYNLRTFMYCTPFTLDGRAHGDLHEQYKRKTILTTSHAFPYIKTRINVIHKEEIILVPMEVAIEDMQKKTQELAFATNQDPADSKMLQMVLQGCVGTTVNQGPLEVAQVFLSDIPDDPKLFRHHNKLRLCFKDFTKRCEDALRKNKALIGPDQKEYHRELERNYNKLKEALGPLINRKIPQLYRALPAQTTQTQRNSYNRSSLRRVDC; encoded by the exons ATGACATCTACAGCGAGCGAAAGGAGGGCGTTTGCTCATAAAATCAACCG GACGGTGGCTGCAGAGGTCAGAAAACAAGTGTCCAGAGAGTATGGCTCTCCTCAACTGTCTAAGAAACGAGGAGGAGCGCAACAGCCT GTACCCCTGACGGAGGTGGTTGAGCCGGTGGACTTTGAGGAGTATGTGAGCAGTCACGCTCCCGGGGCGGAGCCTGGCCCCCTCAGGCAGCTGATGGAGTTCCCCCAGGACGACCTGGAGCTCCTCCAGCTGGAGAAAGAGTGCACTACACTGGAGCCCCCGctgcctgaggaggagga CACACTAGATCCCAGAGTGAGAGATGCCTTGGCAGTCTACACAGATGAGTGGCTCATCATTCAAAGAAA GTGTCAGCGCTACAGCACCACGTACACCCCTCACAACTCTGAGCGTCAGCGGGAGAGGCAGCGGGGCCTGGTCAAACAGACCTTTGAACTGGACGAGGCCGCCGCTGCCGAGCGCCAGGACGATCAG GATGATGCAAAGCGGCGGTCGGTCTCCCTCGATGACACGCCGCGGGGGAGCTGGGCCTCCAGTATCTTTGATTTGAAGAACTCCTCCCCAGACGCTCTCCTGCCGTCTGTGTTGGAGCGCACAGCTGCAGAGGACATGGACCACCGCAACACCGAGGCCCGCCTGCAGGGGCGCCATCCCGACCTGCTGGGCCTCTACCCTCCCCCCGATGAG GATGAAGCAGTAGAGAGATGCTCTGTCCCTGAAGTGCCCAAGGAACACTGTGGCCAGAGGATCATGGTCAAGTGTCTGTCTCTCAA GTTTGAAATAGAAATTGAGCCAATATTTGGAACACTTGCTCTGTATGATgtcaaggaaaagaaaaag ATCTCAGAGAATTTCTACTTTGACCTGAACTCGGATCAGATGAAGGGGCTGCTAAAACCCCACACGCCGCACACAGCCATTTCCACCCTGGCTCGCTCTGCCATTTTTTCCATCACATACCCTTCTGCCGATATCTTCTTGGTCATCAAG CTTGAGAAAGTCCTTCAACAAGGAGACATCGGGGAATGCTGTGAACCCTACATGATCATGAAGGAATCAGATTCCTCGAAG CACaaggagaagctggagaagcTGCGTGTGCAGGCAGAGCAGTCATGCAGTCGTCTCGGCCGTTTCCGCATGCCTTTTGCCTGGACGGCCATTCACCTTCTCAACATTGTCAGCAGTGTGGGAGGTCTGGATCGCTCGGatcctgactctgactctg AGCGAAAAGGCCACGGAACGTGgaatgagaggaagaagaaagggtTTGAGCGGATGAGTGTGGGGGAAGACATGTGTAACTTTGCCACTTTCCGTCCAGCCACACTGACGGTCACCAACTTCTTCAAACAG GAGGGGGACAGACTGAGTGACGAGGACCTCTACAAATTTCTGGCAGATATGCGCAGACCGTCCTCTGTTCTGCGGAGACTGAGGCCAGTCACAG CCCAGTTGAAGATTGACATCTCTCCAGCCCCGGACTCCCCTCATTATTGTCTGTCTCCGGAGCTGCTTCATGTGAAGCCCTACCCGGACCTGCGTGTGCGGCCAACCAAAGAGGTGCTGGAGTTCCCTGCTCGCTACGTAtacacaccccacaccacctACAG gaaccTGCTGTATGTTTACCCACAAAGTCTGAACTTCAGCAGTCGTCAAGGCTCTGTGAGGAACATTGCTGTGAAGGTTCAGTTCATGGCAGGAGAGGATCCCAGTCAGGCTATGCCG GTCATCTTTGGGAAGTCCAGCTGTGGTGAGTTCATGAAAGAGGCGTACACTCCCGTCATCTACCACGACAA GTCTCCGGAGTTCTAcgaggagatgaagatgaagattcCTGCCAATCTGACAGACAACCACCATCTGCTGTTCACCTTCTACCACATCAGCTGCCAGCCCAAGCAGAACACTCCCCTGGAGACGCCCGTGGGCTACACT TGGATTCCTCTGATGCAGCATGGCCGATTACGCACCGGTTCCTTCAGTTTGCCCGTCTCGGTGGAAAAGCCTCCACCTAGCTACTCCGTCCTCACCCCTGAT GTTCAGCTCCCAGGCATGAAGTGGGTGGATAATCACAAAGGAGTGTTCAATGTGGAGGTGACAGCGGCCTCCTCAGTTCACACTCAG GACCCCCACCTGGATAAGTTCTTCACTCTTGTGTATGTCCTGGAGGAGTACTCCTTCCCCTACCGCCTGAAGGACGTCATCATTACTGAGGCGAACATGGAGGGGGAACTGAAGGCCAGCATGGCCGCGTTAAGGGGGGCTCTCCTGGACACCTGTGTCAGGTTCCTCCACCAGCTGCTCAGCAAACTCATCCTGCTCATTGTCTATCCGCCCGTCATCGCAGGCCAAATTG TAAACCTGGGCCGGGCAGCCTTCGAAGCGATGGCTCTGTTGGTCAACCAGATCCACAAGAACCTGGAGGGGAACCAGGACCAGCACGGCCGCAACAACCTGCTGGCCTCCTACATCCACTACTGCTTCCACCTGCCCACCACCGAGCCGGCCATGCCCCCCTCCA CAGGTTCCACTGCCTATGAGATGCCCATCCAGTATGCCACCTTATCGAGGGCAACGGCCCGCCCCAGCAGCCTGCACCTGTCTCGCTCCAAGAGTATCAGCAACTCCAACCCGGACCTGGCCACCACACCTGTTTCTCCTGACGAAGAGGTGCAAAGGATCATAGGGAGCAAG GGGATAGACCGCTCCCACTCCTGGGTAAACTCTGCTTATGCCCCTGGTGGCTCCAGAGCTGTCCTACGCCGGAATCCCAACTCCAGCTGTGAGCTCAAGCAG GCAAGTGAGCGCAGCTGCAATCGCATGTCTGCCTTTCTGGACAGCGCCACCTTCTGTTCAGTTCCCACAAGGCAGATTGCCAAGAAG CTGCTCCATGAGGAGCTGGCACTCCAGTGGGTGGTCAGCACCAGCACAGTGAGGGAGGCGGCACTGCAGCAGGCCTGGTTTTTCTTCCAGCTTATG ACAAAGAGCATGGCCCACCACTTATTCCTGTCCTCTAAATTGGATGTTGCCAGGCGGCAGCGTTTCCCAGACCGCTTTGTGGACGACATTGCTGCACTCGTGTGTGCTATCAGTGCAGACATTGCCAGCCGATACCACAAG gatgtGGAGCTTGTGGAGAGACTAAACAGCAGTCTAGCCTTCTTCCTGAACGACCTGCTGTCTCTCATGGACCGGGGCTTTGTGTTCAACCTCATCCGCTCCTACTACAAACAG ATTGCCAACAAGCTCCACACGGCCCAGAACCCCAGCTCTCTGAATGCCCTGAGGATGGACTTCACCCGTATCGTCTGCAGCCACGAGCACTATGTCACCCTCAACCTGCCCTGCTCCACCCTCAGCCCCCcagcctccccctccccctccacctcctccaccacctcacAG AGTTCAGCGTTCTCCAGTATGGTGCAGGACCAGGGTGTGGCCAGCATGTTTgagctctccctcccttttcgcCAGCAACATTTCCTGTCTGGCCTGCTACTCGCTGAGCTCTCTCTCATCCTGGAGCCTGATGGAGAAGG GGTGTTCTTCCTTCATAAGAAGGCTATCAGTGCCGTTCACTCCCTGCTGTGCAGCCATGATGCAGACCCTCGCTACACTGACCCCCAGGTCAGATCCCACATCGCTCAGCTCtacctgcctctcctccccatcGTCATGGAGACCTTGCATCAGCTCCACGACTTCACTG aCACCTCGCCTGCTCGGGCCCGCCATGCCTCAGCCCACGCTGATGATGGTGACCCAGACAACAGCAACACCATCAGTCAgtctgttgccatggcgatcGCCGGCTCCCCGTTGCCGCATGCCAAAGCCAACCCGTTTGCCCTGCCCACAGTG GCTGGGCGCCAGTGCAGCTCGCTGTCCGCAGAGTGCAGCAGGACTCTGCTGGTGTGTTTCCTGTGGGTGCTGAAGAATGCAGATGCAGCTCTCCTGGAGCGCTGGGTGTCTGATTTGTCTGTGCTGCAAATCAACCGCCTGCTGGATCTGCTGCATCTTTGTGTCTCCTGCTTTGAATACAAG GGGAAGAAGGCTCTAGAGAGGATCAACAGCCTGACGTTTAAGAAGTCTCAGGACATGAAGGCCCGTCTGGAGGAGGCCATACTGGGCACCATTGGAGCCCGTCAGGAGATGGTCCGCCGCTGCAGAG AGAGGAGTCCCTATGGCAGCCAGGAGAACGTTAGGTGGAGGAAGAACGTCACTCACTGGAGACAAAATACAGACAGAGTTGATAA GACTAAGGCTGAAATGGAGCAGGAGTCAGTGGTGGATGGGAACCTGGCTACTGAGGCCTCTCTGgtagtactggacacactggaGATCGTAGTCAAG ACTGTGGTGGCATCGGAGCTGAAGGAGAGTGTTCTGGGTGGGGTGCTGAGGGTGCTGCTCCACAGCATGGCAGGCAACCAGAGCGCCCTCTTCCTGCAGCACTGCTTCACTACACAGAGGGCTCTGGTCTTCaag ttcCCAGAGATGCTGTTTGAAGAAGACACGGAGCTGTGTGCAGACCTGTGCCTGCGTCTCCTGCgacactgcagcagcagtgtgggcCCTGTCAGAAGCCACGCCTCCGCCTCCCTCTACCTGCTCATGAGGCAGAACTTTGAGATTGGCAAC AACTTTGCGCGAGTGAAGATGCAGGTCACCATGTCTCTGTCCTCCCTGGTGGGAACGTCCCAGAACTTCAACGAGGAGCATCTGCGTCGCTCCCTCAAGACCATCCTGACATACGCTGAAGAGGACCTGGAGCTGAGAGACACGCCCTTCCCAGAGCAG GTCCAGGATCTTGTGTTCAACCTGCACATGATTCTAACTGACACTGTCAAGATGAAGGAGCATCAGCAGGATCCAGAGATGCTCCTCGACCTGATGTACAG GATTGCCAAGGGCTACCAGAACTCCCCAGACCTGCGTCTGACGTGGCTGCAGAACATGGCAGGTAAACACTCGGAGAGAGGGAACCACGCTGAGGCAGCCCACTGCCTGGTGCACAGCGCCGCCCTGGTGGCAGAATACCTCAACATGCTGGAGGACTGCCGCTACCTCCCAATCGGCTGTGTCACCTTCCAG AATATTTCATCCAACGTGTTGGAGGAGTCTGCAGTGTCCGATGACATCCTGTCTCCAGAGGAGGAGGGTATTTGTGCGGGGAAGTACTTCAGCGAGTCTGGCCTGGTGGGCCTCCTGGAGCAAGCAGCTGCCTCTTTTAACATG GCTGCCATGTATGAGGCCATAAATGAAGTGTACAAGATCCTGCTGCCCATCCATGAGGCCAACAGAGACTTCAAAAAGCTGGCTACTGTCCACGGAAAGCTGCAGGATGCCTTCAACAAAGTCTACAACCAG AGCTCAGGATGGGAG AGAATGTTTGGGACCTACTTCCGGGTTGGTTTCTATGGCAGCCGGTTTGGAGACCTGGATGAACAGGAGTTCGTCTACAAGGAGCCATCGATCACCAAGCTAGCCGAGATCTCACACAGACTGGAG GAGTTTTATTCGGAGAGGTTTGGGGATGATTTGGTTGAAATTATCAAGGACTCCAATCCTGTGGACAAGAACAAACTGGATCCCAACAAG GCCTACCTCCAGATCACTTACGTTGAGCCCTTCTTCGACACCTACGAGCTGAAGGAGAGAATCACCTACTTTGACAAGAACTACAACCTGCGTACCTTCATGTACTGCACCCCCTTCACTCTGGATGGCCGTGCCCACGGAGACCTGCATGAGCAGTACAAACGCAAAACCATCCTGACGACTTCTCACGCCTTCCCTTACATCAAGACACGCATCAACGTTATCCACAAGGAGGAG ATCATTCTAGTCCCCATGGAAGTGGCCATTGAGGACATGCAGAAGAAGACTCAGGAGCTGGCCTTCGCCACCAACCAGGATCCTGCAGACTCCAAGATGCTGCAGATGGTGCTGCAGGGCTGCGTGGGCACCACTGTCAACCAG GGCCCCCTTGAGGTGGCGCAGGTCTTTCTCTCCGACATTCCTGATGACCCAAAGCTGTTTCGCCATCACAACAAACTACGCCTCTGCTTTAAAGACTTCACTAAGAG GTGTGAGGACGCCCTGAGGAAGAATAAAGCCCTGATTGGGCCAGATCAGAAAGAGTACCACAGGGAACTGGAGAGGAACTACAATAAACTGAAAGAAGCTCTGGGTCCCCTCATCAACCGCAAGATCCCCCAGCTCTACAGAGCCCTGCCAGCTCAGACTACACAAACACAACG GAACTCCTACAACAGGTCCAGTCTTCGCAGAGTCGACTGCTGA